One Haloarchaeobius amylolyticus genomic window, GGAGGTCGTCGGCATGATGACGACAGACTGGAGGGCGAAGAGGACGGCCGCGAGGACGAGGACCGACCCGATGAACCCTTCCAGCGTGTACGCCTGTGCGCGTTCGTCCTGTCTCATGATTACCACACCTTCACCACGACGAAACACTGCACGTCACAGCGGTCGCCGGTGAGGACGACGACGCGTGACGTGGACGCTGCCGGTGTCTGTCCCTCGTAGTCGGTCCCGGCAGTCAGGTTGCCGGACCCGTCAGCCAGGACCTCTCTCGTCCCGTTGTCGTAGACGTTGACGATGGTGATGTTGACGTCGGCAGTACTTCGCAGCCCGAAGTGGTCCTGGAGCGCGGACTCGTTGTTCGTACTCGCCAGGAAGCTCTCGAGCTGGGTGTAGTTCAGCGTTCGGGGCTCGCCGTCGACGTGGTTCTCCTCGATGAGCGTCGCGGCGACCCGGTCGGACTTCGCCGTGATGTCGTCGCCGAGGGGCGAGCCGAAGGGCGTCAGCAGGCTCGGGAGGAACCCGAAGGTGAACCCGACCGTCAGCAGGAAGATGCTGATGCCGATGGCGAAGTCCTGGGTCGTCTGGGCGCGGTCGTCGCCGCACTCGATAGTTGTTCCCACCGATTTCATCGTTCTCACGCGACCGCCGCCCACACCACCAGTGCGATCGTCATCAGGATGAGCACGAACTTGAGGCCGCTGAGGATGTCGGCGTCCCGGATGTAGCCCGCGATGAGCCCGGAGAGCAACGCCTGCATCGTCACCGCGTGGAAGAACAGCAACGAGAGCAGGTTCGTGTTGACGTTGCCCCCGAAGCTGGGGCCGCCGGCGCCCGCCGCACCGCCGCCACCGCCCGAGCTCGCGTCGGTCAGGCCCGTCAGCACGTCGAGGAACTGCGTCTTCAGGATGGCCATGACCGCGAGCAGGGTGAGGTAGGTCATGATGATGATGACCACCTGCATCCGGGTGCGGGACTTGCGTTCGCGCTCGATGTCGTCCTGGTTCTCCGAGGCCTGTGCCGCCGTCGTCAGCACGTCCGTGATCTGGCTGGAGGCCTCCTGTGCCTTCGAGATGAGCTTGACCGTGCGCGCCAGCCGGGGGATGTGGTACTTGTTGTTGAACTCGACCAGCGCGTGCTTGAGGCTCATCCCGTAGTTGACCTTCGCGTGCATGGTCTCGAACTCGGTCGCCAGTTTCCCGCTGGTCGTGTCCGAGACGGTCCGCAGGGACTCCAGCAGCGTCTGCCCGGTGTCGTTCGCGCTGGAGAGCTTCCGGAGGTTGTCAGAGATGTTCGAGATGACGCCCTTGCGCGAGCGGACGTTCCACTCTCGGAAGACGGTCAGGGGCAGGAACATCATGTAGACCGGCAGGTAGACGTACATGAACGTCCCCCAGACGGGGTTTTCGACCAGCCCGCCCCAGGACGTTGGGATGGCCCCCGACACCATCGCGACCACCAGCAACACCAGCACCGCCGGCACGGTCAGTGCCAGCGTGTACAGGGGGTTGTCGCGGAAGAAGATGTGCGGGGCCCTGAGGACCTGGATGGTCTCGTAGGTGCCCTCGCGGTTCTTGATGCGGTCGAAGACGCTGTACTCGCCCGTGAACTGCTCGATGAGGCCGAGGTCGAGGAGGCCGGCGCCCTGCTGGACGCTCAGCCGGTCGTCGGCGTCGTCGGGCAGGAGGTAGCCGTCACCGGGTTCGTCCTCCTTGACCGTCGAGACCAGCACCAGGAACCCGGCGCCGGTCAGGGGGATGAGGCCGTAGACGGTCCCGAACAGCATGTTCACCTGCGCCTCGCCCAGCATCCGCATGATGACCAGGATGATGATGAGCAAGAGCGGGAACAGCGAGAGCGTCATGTACATCTCGCCGAACAGCTCCAAGGTCTCGAGGGTCATCTCCTGTTGCTGCTTGGCGGTCCGCATGTGCTTCTCCTTCTTGTCGTAGAGGAAGCCCTCCATGTCACCGCCGGAGTTGACGATGGAGAGCATGTCGGTGAGGAACTGCGAGAGCTCGTTACTGGGCGTCTCCATCGCCTGGTTCCGGATGGCGGTCCGGTAGTCGGTGTCGAAGTACTCGGTCTCCTGGACGATGGACTGGAACTCCTTGGACACCTCGCCGTAGGTGTCCTCCGCCCGGGCCATCGCCTCGAGGATCTCGAGCTGGTTCAGGCCAC contains:
- a CDS encoding type II secretion system F family protein codes for the protein MSLQTRGDTGGSGFSTSSDSLGDMFYPLYERLFSEDSDFVADVESKLAQARMADTVEMYLSRSLAIGVLTGGMLWLLGTLIGYFIFATGLIQTESLLGATIPNPTLVAIIQAIKVPALILITGLFLGSIGFAMGFGALVAVPYSRASTRKREIDMLLTDAVSFMYALSVGGLNQLEILEAMARAEDTYGEVSKEFQSIVQETEYFDTDYRTAIRNQAMETPSNELSQFLTDMLSIVNSGGDMEGFLYDKKEKHMRTAKQQQEMTLETLELFGEMYMTLSLFPLLLIIILVIMRMLGEAQVNMLFGTVYGLIPLTGAGFLVLVSTVKEDEPGDGYLLPDDADDRLSVQQGAGLLDLGLIEQFTGEYSVFDRIKNREGTYETIQVLRAPHIFFRDNPLYTLALTVPAVLVLLVVAMVSGAIPTSWGGLVENPVWGTFMYVYLPVYMMFLPLTVFREWNVRSRKGVISNISDNLRKLSSANDTGQTLLESLRTVSDTTSGKLATEFETMHAKVNYGMSLKHALVEFNNKYHIPRLARTVKLISKAQEASSQITDVLTTAAQASENQDDIERERKSRTRMQVVIIIMTYLTLLAVMAILKTQFLDVLTGLTDASSGGGGGAAGAGGPSFGGNVNTNLLSLLFFHAVTMQALLSGLIAGYIRDADILSGLKFVLILMTIALVVWAAVA
- a CDS encoding DUF7287 family protein → MGTTIECGDDRAQTTQDFAIGISIFLLTVGFTFGFLPSLLTPFGSPLGDDITAKSDRVAATLIEENHVDGEPRTLNYTQLESFLASTNNESALQDHFGLRSTADVNITIVNVYDNGTREVLADGSGNLTAGTDYEGQTPAASTSRVVVLTGDRCDVQCFVVVKVW